One window from the genome of Hydra vulgaris chromosome 02, alternate assembly HydraT2T_AEP encodes:
- the LOC136075757 gene encoding ARL14 effector protein-like, with translation MTEKCCVGKVLNEDGDKTYYCRMIGRIKLKDIVNTDVEVLIQRIGHTFELNEEICFHHEKAYISRYEALQKYCCDPFKVHKKKIIKGLCKVDILTASQLKIKPGQKLCTNCLNEFKIEQITGKFSQEDEELDVDDEKFSSADLNKTVLNECFFTGNISSKKCK, from the coding sequence atgacAGAGAAATGTTGTGTGGggaaagttttaaatgaagatgGCGACAAAACGTATTATTGTAGAATGATTGGaagaataaaactaaaagataTTGTGAACACAGATGTTGAAGTTTTAATTCAAAGAATTGGACACACTTTTGAACTAAATGAGGAGATATGTTTTCACCATGAAAAAGCCTATATTTCTAGATATGAAGCGCTTCAAAAATACTGCTGTGATCCGTTTAAAGtccacaagaaaaaaattattaagggATTGTGTAAAGTCGATATTTTAACAGCAAGTCAACTTAAGATCAAACCTGGTCAAAAACTTTGCACTAACTGCTTGAATGAAttcaaaattgaacaaattACAGGAAAATTTAGTCAAGAAGATGAAGAATTAGATGTTGATGATGAGAAGTTTAGTTCTGCAGACCTAAATAAGACAGTTTTAAATGAGTGCTTCTTTACTGGAAATATCTCCtctaaaaaatgtaagtaa